From a single Bacillus gobiensis genomic region:
- a CDS encoding AAA family ATPase has protein sequence MFLKRITLQHDKIPSMNNYPFSIPAIQNLKQLDLKKNVTFFVGENGSGKSTLLEAIADKCEFHTAGGGRNNLYEVHASESALGEFIRLSWLPKVTNGFFLRAESFYHFASHIDSVDTQGFKDYGGRSLHKQSHGESFLSLFLNRFKGRAIYLLDEPEAALSPQRQLAFLKILHDLVSNNECQFIIATHSLILLGYPYASILSFDDGKIREVDYEMTDHYQITKYYLQNREKLLKELLEE, from the coding sequence ATGTTTTTAAAAAGAATTACCCTTCAACATGACAAAATCCCCTCCATGAATAACTATCCGTTTTCGATTCCTGCGATTCAAAATCTTAAACAATTAGATTTGAAAAAGAATGTGACTTTTTTTGTCGGGGAAAATGGTTCTGGAAAATCGACTTTGTTAGAAGCGATTGCTGATAAATGCGAATTTCATACTGCAGGCGGGGGACGGAACAATTTGTATGAGGTACATGCTTCTGAATCCGCACTTGGCGAGTTTATTCGTCTTTCCTGGTTGCCTAAAGTCACAAACGGCTTCTTTCTTCGTGCCGAATCTTTCTATCATTTTGCTTCTCACATTGATTCGGTCGATACGCAAGGTTTCAAAGATTATGGCGGCCGCTCATTGCATAAACAATCCCATGGAGAGTCATTTTTATCTTTATTTTTAAATCGTTTCAAAGGAAGAGCCATCTATCTTTTAGATGAGCCTGAGGCAGCATTATCACCTCAAAGACAGCTGGCTTTTCTAAAAATATTGCATGATCTGGTTTCAAATAATGAGTGCCAATTTATCATAGCCACCCATTCCCTAATTCTTTTAGGATACCCTTATGCATCGATCTTGAGTTTTGATGACGGGAAGATCAGAGAAGTTGACTATGAGATGACCGATCATTATCAAATAACAAAATATTATTTGCAAAATAGAGAAAAGCTATTAAAAGAGCTTTTAGAAGAGTAA
- a CDS encoding aldo/keto reductase, translating to MKITTLKKREITDNRLVLGCMGFGGNWDSSPISNEDIVKAEQAIDAALAAGITMFDHADIYRMGKAEEVFGNILASKPGLREQIIVQSKCGIRFEDEGGPFRYDFSKEHILTSVDRILQRLQTEYIDILLLHRPDPLMEPEEVAEAFQQLKSSGKVRHFGVSNMNKAQIQLLQAYCNDPIIVNQLEMNLRKLDWVDHGVLVNHESGAASHFSDGLLEHCILNDIQIQGWSPLANGIYSGNEIENMNEADKQTKELVKKLASEKETSIEAIILGWLMRHPAKIQPVIGTTNPDRIRNCRDAIRQSELMTREEWYSLYVSARGAKLP from the coding sequence ATGAAAATAACAACATTGAAAAAGCGTGAGATAACCGATAACCGACTCGTTTTAGGATGCATGGGATTTGGAGGAAATTGGGACTCAAGTCCAATCTCAAATGAAGATATCGTTAAGGCAGAACAAGCAATCGACGCAGCACTTGCAGCTGGTATCACAATGTTCGACCATGCCGACATTTATCGAATGGGGAAAGCGGAAGAGGTCTTCGGAAATATTTTAGCCTCAAAGCCTGGCTTAAGAGAACAAATCATCGTTCAAAGCAAATGCGGCATTCGTTTTGAAGATGAGGGCGGACCATTCCGATATGATTTTTCAAAGGAGCATATTCTTACTTCAGTTGATAGAATTTTACAAAGACTGCAAACTGAATACATAGATATATTGCTATTGCACCGGCCCGATCCACTAATGGAACCAGAAGAAGTCGCGGAGGCTTTTCAGCAGCTAAAATCTTCAGGAAAAGTGCGCCATTTTGGTGTATCAAATATGAATAAAGCACAAATCCAGTTACTTCAAGCGTACTGCAATGATCCAATCATCGTAAATCAGCTTGAAATGAACTTGCGTAAGCTAGACTGGGTTGACCATGGTGTCCTCGTCAATCATGAATCAGGTGCCGCCTCTCACTTTTCAGACGGCTTGCTCGAGCACTGCATCCTAAATGATATCCAAATTCAAGGATGGTCTCCTTTGGCAAACGGAATATATTCAGGAAATGAAATTGAGAATATGAATGAGGCTGATAAACAAACGAAAGAGTTAGTAAAAAAGTTGGCTTCTGAAAAAGAAACATCGATTGAAGCGATTATTTTAGGCTGGTTAATGCGGCACCCAGCGAAAATTCAACCCGTTATCGGTACAACAAATCCCGATCGCATCAGAAATTGCCGAGATGCAATACGCCAGTCTGAATTAATGACACGGGAGGAATGGTATTCCCTTTACGTTTCCGCAAGAGGGGCTAAATTGCCTTAA
- a CDS encoding glycosyltransferase, which translates to MNRANETTLGISGVVCSSAMLLLGFFTLWLDGSGWAITIAAFFGLIFGLTAVYSIKENKKTKLAGILFIAGAVFTGIISYGAGFLPAILYLLAGMISLERIRDRSSESSADNDLERSRDRSSESSVDNDLERSRDRSSESSVDNDLERSRDRSSESSVDNDLERSRDRSSESSVDNDLERSRDRSSESSVDNDLERSRDRSSESSVDNDLERSRDRSSESSVDNDLERSRDRSSESSVDNDLERSRDRSSESSVDNDLERSRDRSSESSVDNDLERSRDRSSESSVDNDLERSPKSNSDISLETSSKGKLSNDLKSSSDIKLKTKPKALVPIKTKHVNILFVFFVPSGGVETLNRQRSHAFKKKNINCHFLYYRKERELINDHHAPTFITNDDEVIKRILAKGKYEAIVITSDYLALARFRNLGYKGKLILEVQGYGAKDFARSELEKAVPYVTKYGNGLLNPKTPHIMQIFNELFLEIPKFSFNNSFDTKTFSYQPQSKILQPIVGWTGRIEYNKNWKEFLQIGHHLIHDYNPEIQLYMFEDPSFSTPKDREEFFQLIGRLNLIDNITVFANAPHQSMAEYFSIIGDSGGFLCSTSRVEGAPYSILEAISCRCPVLTTDSDGVRSSIIHNQTGKYYTIGNIPEALQQAKELIENQPLREHIISTAIIHLKSNFTPEQYSLHFSEMLISLGIEI; encoded by the coding sequence GTGAATCGTGCAAATGAAACGACTTTAGGAATTTCCGGTGTTGTCTGTTCAAGTGCGATGCTGCTTTTAGGATTTTTCACCTTATGGTTAGATGGCAGCGGGTGGGCGATTACGATAGCGGCTTTCTTTGGCTTGATCTTTGGATTAACCGCCGTATATAGCATAAAAGAGAATAAAAAAACAAAATTGGCAGGCATTTTATTTATCGCTGGCGCTGTTTTCACAGGAATCATTTCATACGGAGCCGGGTTCTTGCCTGCCATACTTTATCTTTTAGCCGGTATGATCAGTTTAGAAAGAATCAGGGACAGAAGTTCGGAAAGCAGTGCGGACAATGACTTAGAAAGAAGCAGAGACAGAAGTTCGGAAAGCAGTGTGGACAATGACTTAGAAAGAAGCAGAGACAGAAGTTCGGAAAGCAGTGTGGACAATGACTTAGAAAGAAGCAGAGACAGAAGTTCGGAAAGCAGTGTGGACAATGACTTAGAAAGAAGCAGAGACAGAAGTTCGGAAAGCAGTGTGGACAATGACTTAGAAAGAAGCAGAGACAGAAGTTCGGAAAGCAGTGTGGACAATGACTTAGAAAGAAGCAGAGACAGAAGTTCGGAAAGCAGTGTGGACAATGACTTAGAAAGAAGCAGAGACAGAAGTTCGGAAAGCAGTGTGGACAATGACTTAGAAAGAAGCAGAGACAGAAGTTCGGAAAGCAGTGTGGACAATGACTTAGAAAGAAGCAGAGACAGAAGTTCGGAAAGCAGTGTGGACAATGACTTAGAAAGAAGCAGAGACAGAAGTTCGGAAAGCAGTGTGGACAATGACTTAGAAAGAAGCAGAGACAGAAGTTCGGAAAGCAGTGTGGACAATGACTTAGAAAGAAGTCCGAAAAGCAATTCGGACATCAGCTTGGAAACCAGCTCAAAAGGCAAACTGAGCAACGACTTGAAAAGCAGTTCGGACATCAAATTGAAAACAAAGCCTAAAGCATTAGTTCCGATTAAGACGAAACACGTAAATATCTTATTTGTCTTTTTTGTTCCAAGCGGAGGAGTCGAAACCTTAAACCGACAAAGAAGCCACGCTTTTAAAAAGAAAAATATTAATTGTCATTTTCTTTATTATCGAAAAGAGAGAGAACTTATCAATGATCATCATGCCCCTACATTCATTACAAATGATGATGAGGTGATCAAAAGGATATTAGCTAAAGGAAAATATGAAGCAATTGTTATTACCTCAGATTATTTGGCACTCGCAAGATTTAGAAATTTGGGATACAAAGGGAAACTCATTTTAGAGGTTCAGGGGTACGGAGCAAAGGATTTTGCCAGATCAGAACTTGAAAAAGCCGTCCCTTACGTTACGAAATATGGGAATGGTCTGCTGAATCCGAAAACACCTCACATTATGCAAATCTTTAACGAATTATTTCTGGAAATTCCTAAGTTTTCGTTTAACAATAGCTTTGATACAAAAACGTTTTCTTATCAACCGCAATCTAAAATTCTTCAGCCGATTGTGGGCTGGACCGGCCGGATAGAATACAATAAAAACTGGAAAGAATTTTTGCAAATTGGCCATCATCTTATTCATGACTATAATCCTGAGATCCAGCTATACATGTTTGAGGATCCTTCGTTTTCAACACCTAAAGACAGAGAAGAGTTCTTTCAGCTTATCGGACGATTGAATTTAATTGATAACATTACAGTATTTGCAAATGCTCCTCATCAAAGTATGGCAGAGTATTTCTCAATAATTGGCGATTCAGGAGGATTTCTTTGCTCAACGTCAAGGGTTGAAGGGGCACCTTATTCCATTCTTGAAGCAATAAGCTGCAGATGCCCTGTATTAACAACGGATTCAGATGGGGTCAGAAGCTCCATCATTCATAATCAAACGGGAAAATATTACACGATAGGAAATATACCTGAAGCGCTTCAACAGGCTAAAGAACTGATTGAAAATCAACCATTAAGAGAACATATCATTTCAACAGCTATCATACATTTAAAATCGAATTTCACTCCGGAACAATACAGCCTTCATTTTAGTGAAATGCTTATTTCCTTAGGAATTGAGATATAA
- a CDS encoding glycosyltransferase family 4 protein, with protein MKILFVFYLPSGGIETLNRQRQAALKNIQCEFLYYRNDKKFINDHQAPVYITNEDSKIRNILSNGKYDAVIIASDYLTMPRFRKLGFNGKFIYELQGGVKEQAKHMLTHAKPVISRYANGLLNPRTPYITDLFNELFPNTPKFGFNNCIDYTQYAYKKFPLHPNPIIAWIGRIEDNKNWKEFLLIGKKLIEENPKTELYMFEDPTLSNPKERKQFEEMKNTLNLNKNLSLYANVPNKYMRNYFSIIGDSGGFLCITSKAEGAPYSPLEAMCSRCPVLTTDCYGVRTSVIHNQTGKYYKIGQIDDAFKQAKDLMTNSTLREQIRLKALNHVQTNFSLERYNSNFTNMLDLLGINKS; from the coding sequence ATGAAAATTTTATTTGTTTTTTATCTGCCTAGCGGGGGAATTGAGACACTAAATCGCCAACGTCAAGCAGCTCTAAAAAATATTCAATGTGAGTTTCTTTACTATCGAAATGACAAAAAATTTATTAATGATCATCAAGCCCCGGTCTATATTACGAATGAAGACAGCAAGATTAGAAATATTTTATCTAATGGAAAGTACGATGCAGTTATTATCGCTTCGGACTATTTAACAATGCCTCGATTTAGAAAATTGGGTTTTAATGGAAAGTTTATATACGAACTTCAAGGTGGAGTTAAAGAACAAGCAAAGCATATGTTAACACATGCTAAGCCGGTTATATCTAGATATGCAAATGGATTATTAAACCCAAGAACACCTTATATTACAGATTTATTTAATGAACTTTTCCCTAATACTCCTAAATTCGGTTTTAATAATTGTATAGATTATACTCAGTATGCCTACAAGAAATTCCCTTTGCACCCTAACCCTATAATTGCTTGGATTGGACGAATTGAAGATAATAAGAATTGGAAGGAATTTTTATTAATTGGGAAAAAGTTAATTGAAGAGAATCCTAAAACAGAACTATACATGTTTGAAGATCCAACTCTTTCTAATCCGAAAGAGCGCAAACAATTTGAGGAAATGAAAAATACATTAAATTTAAATAAAAACTTAAGTTTGTATGCTAATGTTCCCAATAAGTATATGAGAAACTATTTCTCAATAATTGGGGATTCGGGTGGATTTTTATGTATTACTTCTAAAGCAGAAGGGGCACCTTATTCACCATTAGAGGCAATGTGTAGTCGTTGTCCTGTTCTCACTACAGACTGCTATGGTGTTCGTACTTCTGTGATTCATAACCAAACCGGAAAATACTATAAAATTGGTCAAATAGATGACGCGTTTAAACAAGCTAAAGATCTCATGACAAATTCAACTTTAAGAGAACAGATAAGACTTAAGGCTTTAAATCATGTACAGACTAATTTCAGTTTAGAACGTTATAATTCGAATTTTACTAATATGCTTGATTTATTAGGGATTAATAAAAGCTAA